A stretch of Bacillus pseudomycoides DNA encodes these proteins:
- a CDS encoding 8-oxo-dGTP diphosphatase, with the protein MYKQTLCFIKKNNELLMLNRESSPLKGLWNGVGGKVENGETPLECIIREIKEETGITLDTVEYKGIITWNVDNSYSGGLFVFIAEVSDTYLYNTPKKTEEGILDWKKISWTIDNKNLGVGEMIPAYLPILLNDQNKYEHACIISNGKLVGYTYKELDSTLLTV; encoded by the coding sequence ATGTATAAACAAACTTTATGTTTTATCAAAAAAAACAATGAATTACTTATGCTAAACCGTGAAAGCTCTCCTTTAAAAGGGTTATGGAATGGGGTAGGAGGAAAAGTAGAAAATGGAGAGACTCCTTTGGAATGTATAATTCGAGAAATAAAAGAAGAGACCGGTATTACTCTAGATACAGTCGAATATAAAGGGATTATTACATGGAACGTTGATAATTCGTACTCAGGTGGTTTATTTGTTTTTATTGCTGAAGTATCTGATACATATTTATATAATACTCCTAAAAAAACAGAAGAAGGTATTCTAGACTGGAAAAAGATTTCTTGGACTATAGATAATAAGAACTTAGGAGTTGGTGAGATGATACCAGCATACTTACCAATCTTGCTAAACGATCAAAACAAATACGAGCATGCATGCATAATCTCTAATGGTAAATTAGTTGGATACACATATAAAGAGTTAGATTCTACTTTGTTAACCGTGTGA
- a CDS encoding OFA family MFS transporter has product MKQTSINPWLIVLGTIIVQIGLGTIYTWSLFNQPLVSKFGWELHAVAITFSITSFSLSFSTLFAGKLQRKMGLRKLIATAGIVLGIGLILSSQVSSLPLLYLLAGVVVGYADGTAYITSLSNLIKWFPNRKGLISGISVSAYGMGSLIFKYVNGRLIDTVGVSEAFLYWGIIVLILVVAGSYFLREAATNETVSETLSDDYSTKEMLRTKQVYLLFFMLFTSCMSGLYLIGMVKDIGVQLVGLSAATAANAVAMIAIFNTVGRIILGTLSDKIGRLKIVSATFIVIGLSVFTLSFMNLNYAIYFTCVASVAFCFGGNITIFPAIVGDFFGLKNHSTNYGIVYQGFGFGALAGSFIGALLGGFQPTFITIGILCIVSFIISIFIRPPSKEKKKETQKLYRKTA; this is encoded by the coding sequence GTGAAACAAACATCTATAAATCCATGGCTTATTGTCCTAGGCACAATTATTGTGCAAATTGGTCTTGGAACGATTTATACATGGAGTTTATTTAATCAACCTTTAGTAAGTAAATTTGGCTGGGAACTTCATGCTGTGGCTATTACTTTCTCAATTACCAGCTTTTCTTTATCATTTTCAACTTTATTTGCAGGTAAATTACAACGAAAGATGGGACTTCGTAAACTTATCGCAACCGCAGGAATTGTTCTTGGAATTGGATTAATACTTAGCTCACAAGTTTCCTCATTACCACTTCTTTATTTACTAGCTGGTGTCGTGGTAGGTTATGCAGATGGTACAGCCTATATCACATCATTATCAAATTTAATTAAATGGTTTCCAAATCGTAAAGGTCTCATTTCTGGTATATCAGTCTCAGCATACGGAATGGGAAGCTTAATTTTTAAATATGTGAATGGAAGGCTAATTGATACAGTTGGTGTATCGGAAGCTTTTTTATATTGGGGTATAATTGTTTTGATTTTAGTGGTTGCGGGATCTTACTTCTTACGTGAAGCTGCTACGAATGAAACAGTATCTGAAACTTTAAGTGATGATTATTCAACGAAAGAAATGTTACGCACAAAACAAGTTTATTTATTGTTTTTTATGTTATTTACATCATGTATGAGTGGTCTCTATTTAATCGGTATGGTAAAAGATATCGGAGTTCAACTCGTAGGACTTAGTGCAGCAACCGCAGCTAATGCCGTTGCAATGATTGCGATTTTTAATACTGTTGGCCGAATTATTCTTGGGACATTATCAGATAAAATAGGTCGATTGAAAATTGTCTCAGCAACTTTTATTGTAATCGGTTTATCTGTTTTTACACTGAGTTTTATGAATTTAAACTATGCTATTTATTTTACTTGTGTTGCAAGTGTTGCTTTTTGTTTCGGAGGAAATATTACCATATTTCCAGCAATTGTGGGTGATTTCTTCGGTTTAAAAAATCATAGTACAAATTATGGAATTGTATATCAAGGTTTTGGCTTTGGCGCACTCGCAGGTTCATTTATTGGAGCGCTATTAGGTGGATTTCAGCCAACTTTTATTACAATCGGTATACTATGTATTGTATCCTTTATTATCTCCATTTTCATTCGACCACCGAGCAAGGAGAAAAAGAAAGAAACACAAAAGTTATACCGAAAAACAGCTTAA
- a CDS encoding serine hydrolase, translating into MHTYQKLVSWVEDIKERNHSSAAALFIMKDNEVVFVHYSGNHSNTENSAPITASSQFNVASARKSYLGLAIAYALYEGKIKHLDDYAANYFKDYDENLLGKTTLRHLVTHSHGLNEKEDGTIYREFEPGQGWAYRDINVRMMTHLIYQLYDKHFPALLKERIFIPAGFKETGWRKQHHENLVKVIVNPHEEAICSTGILDDGTEKNLFVSAREFAYWGNLHLNEGFINGKQIVPKEVIKIATSLQSPKYENMDLPQNGCFWFVQNTPALQSELGERVPKGSYQILGITGPTILVIPEYNVVVAKMYNKRYNYGGDNYLYYLREFSNLVADTFSKSFFTYQ; encoded by the coding sequence GTATTTGTACATTATAGTGGAAATCATTCCAATACTGAAAACAGTGCCCCTATAACGGCGTCTTCACAATTTAATGTTGCTTCCGCTAGAAAGAGTTACTTAGGCTTAGCAATTGCTTATGCACTATATGAAGGGAAGATAAAGCATCTTGATGATTATGCAGCAAATTATTTTAAAGATTATGATGAGAATTTGCTTGGTAAGACAACCTTAAGACATTTAGTAACGCATTCACATGGTTTAAATGAAAAAGAAGACGGAACAATTTATCGAGAATTTGAACCTGGACAAGGGTGGGCATACAGGGATATTAACGTACGTATGATGACACACCTTATTTATCAGCTATACGATAAACATTTTCCCGCGTTATTAAAAGAACGTATCTTCATACCTGCAGGATTTAAAGAAACCGGGTGGAGAAAGCAGCATCATGAGAATTTGGTAAAGGTAATAGTAAATCCTCATGAAGAAGCGATATGTAGTACTGGAATATTAGATGATGGAACAGAAAAGAATCTTTTTGTTTCTGCTAGAGAATTCGCCTATTGGGGAAATCTTCATTTAAATGAAGGATTTATAAATGGAAAACAAATTGTACCGAAAGAGGTCATTAAAATTGCAACAAGTCTTCAAAGCCCAAAATATGAAAACATGGACCTACCACAAAACGGATGTTTTTGGTTCGTTCAAAACACACCCGCTTTACAAAGCGAACTTGGGGAAAGAGTACCTAAAGGCTCATATCAAATATTAGGCATTACAGGACCAACTATTTTAGTTATTCCCGAATATAATGTTGTCGTTGCCAAAATGTATAATAAAAGATATAACTATGGAGGAGACAACTATCTGTATTATTTACGAGAATTTAGCAATTTAGTCGCTGATACATTCTCGAAATCATTTTTTACATACCAGTAA
- a CDS encoding histidine phosphatase family protein, with the protein METNIYFIRHAHSPFIFGQERERPLSEEGRKAATKLVNALQDISFDTVLSSPYTRSLQTLKGLIEPSKIIVKENLRERTLKGNYKLPENAIELAIKKSFEDLDFCLEGGETVREVQYRSLPIIFKIIENPAFTNVAIGTHGNIMACIINYFNNSFGYDFWNSTEKPDIYKLTFNGYYLISVTKIKF; encoded by the coding sequence TTGGAAACAAATATTTATTTTATTCGACATGCACATTCTCCATTTATTTTCGGACAAGAACGAGAACGACCACTTTCTGAAGAAGGGAGAAAGGCTGCAACAAAACTTGTAAACGCATTACAGGATATCTCTTTTGATACGGTATTATCCAGCCCTTATACACGTTCTTTGCAAACATTAAAAGGGTTAATTGAACCCTCTAAGATCATTGTTAAAGAAAATTTAAGGGAAAGAACACTTAAAGGGAATTATAAATTACCGGAAAATGCAATTGAACTTGCAATAAAAAAATCATTCGAAGATTTAGATTTTTGTTTAGAAGGAGGAGAAACTGTTAGAGAAGTGCAATATAGATCACTACCGATCATATTTAAAATTATTGAAAATCCAGCTTTTACAAATGTAGCTATCGGTACCCACGGTAATATTATGGCTTGTATAATAAATTATTTTAATAATTCGTTTGGATACGATTTTTGGAACTCTACAGAAAAACCAGATATCTATAAATTAACATTTAATGGTTATTATTTAATTTCTGTTACAAAAATAAAATTTTAG
- a CDS encoding uridine kinase, with amino-acid sequence MDKLLQEIVNWISTTDKRIVIGISGHGAAGKTTFANKLITLLMQDEVNYINTDPYIVSSNIRKHAVINYTYQNVNHHYKMTACHPAAHHLATLERDVQMVRAGLDFYTIDTHYMKSELISSKKKATIVEGMSVAFINPDLLDLKIYFYTDGQTELMRRSSRDTVERGMDIQYLRQSHEERRIQYEVFMHPYSQHFDIVIKNSDEATCLEKSAFVF; translated from the coding sequence ATGGATAAGTTATTACAAGAGATCGTAAATTGGATTAGTACGACTGATAAACGAATCGTAATTGGTATTTCAGGACATGGTGCCGCTGGAAAAACTACATTTGCCAATAAGCTCATAACCCTATTGATGCAAGATGAAGTTAATTACATTAATACAGATCCGTATATTGTTAGCTCGAACATTCGCAAGCATGCAGTTATTAACTATACATATCAAAACGTAAATCATCATTATAAAATGACTGCTTGTCATCCAGCGGCGCACCATTTAGCTACTTTAGAAAGAGATGTACAGATGGTTAGGGCTGGATTAGATTTTTATACAATAGATACTCATTATATGAAAAGCGAGTTAATTTCTTCAAAAAAGAAAGCGACGATTGTGGAAGGAATGAGTGTCGCATTTATTAATCCGGATTTATTAGATTTAAAAATTTACTTTTATACAGATGGTCAAACGGAATTAATGAGAAGGTCCAGCCGTGATACTGTTGAAAGGGGAATGGATATTCAATATTTAAGGCAGTCTCATGAGGAACGTCGAATTCAGTACGAAGTGTTTATGCATCCTTACAGTCAGCATTTTGATATTGTTATCAAAAATTCCGATGAAGCAACTTGCCTAGAAAAAAGTGCATTTGTATTTTAA
- a CDS encoding NUDIX hydrolase, translated as MKKVTVTYVLLYDEFQEKVLMVKNTGSNTSYFTLPGGAVEFGETLEEAAIREVKEETGLDIEVDGVFSISEAFFEEKDHHAIFINFLGKITGGEIHISRPDEIEEITWMKLQTAETYLRLPEQVKGLLQRKETVPYIFNGTIIHK; from the coding sequence ATGAAAAAAGTAACGGTAACATACGTACTACTTTATGATGAGTTTCAAGAAAAAGTATTGATGGTTAAAAATACAGGTTCAAATACTTCTTACTTCACTTTACCTGGTGGTGCAGTCGAGTTTGGAGAAACACTAGAAGAAGCAGCAATTCGCGAAGTAAAAGAAGAGACAGGGTTAGATATAGAGGTAGATGGAGTTTTTTCAATAAGCGAAGCGTTTTTTGAAGAAAAAGATCACCATGCTATTTTTATTAACTTTCTTGGGAAAATTACAGGTGGAGAAATACATATATCACGGCCCGACGAGATCGAGGAAATTACATGGATGAAGTTACAAACTGCAGAAACATATTTACGACTTCCTGAACAAGTTAAAGGTCTATTGCAAAGAAAAGAAACTGTACCATATATTTTTAATGGGACAATTATTCACAAGTAA
- a CDS encoding permease, with translation MNDEMKPHKKKRRKKKRHDRRTFRQFFIQCWVTIKKVFKALFILGILFAFVGVGCYIVDSISRGEFTVFLALAFIIFFVLSYILGHIISKVKDWNFSNADVNFNGDIGGCLLALILFPLFLLLFGVTYFGVNYIIYKITGNKKFNSFSKEP, from the coding sequence GTGAATGATGAAATGAAACCACATAAAAAGAAAAGGCGTAAAAAGAAACGACATGACCGGAGAACGTTTAGACAGTTCTTCATTCAATGTTGGGTTACTATTAAAAAGGTTTTTAAAGCATTATTTATTTTAGGAATTTTATTTGCATTTGTGGGGGTTGGTTGTTACATAGTGGATTCAATATCTCGTGGAGAGTTTACCGTATTCCTTGCTTTGGCTTTTATAATTTTCTTTGTGCTTTCCTATATTCTAGGGCATATTATCAGCAAAGTTAAGGACTGGAATTTTTCAAATGCAGATGTGAATTTTAATGGGGATATTGGAGGTTGTTTACTAGCTCTTATTTTATTTCCATTGTTTTTGTTATTATTTGGTGTAACATACTTTGGGGTGAACTACATTATTTATAAAATAACTGGAAATAAAAAATTTAATTCCTTCTCAAAAGAGCCCTAG
- a CDS encoding erythromycin esterase family protein — MFSKWKKGFVTTLFALTTFSTMASAEELPADQQKWHKWVGEHAVKLQEPTTASSNEDLSFLKKTLQDKRIVLLGESTHGSTEMNQSKVRMIKYLHEEMGYDVIAFESGFAEANAVYQNIDDLTAEQAMKKAISGVWHTEDLEELFQYIKEQKEKGTPLILTGFDINIPWNDSTATFAKFANEWISKLNPEIGKLLVEAEKEIVKYRSVSTYEEFQTMQKPLLSKYERVKEFIQQHKKELQQVVSNASYDVNLLEKTINIRIDTLKTHISYEVKEKPAMDYTFYSRDQKMGQNLAWLSEMQFKNKKIIVWGHNYHIRKHNSKMIMGFPYTKKYPNMIDVLPKYLKDQMYSVGLYAYSGSSLDDQNEKIEYVIDKHQANSIEEILRSAQHPQVFVNLKDEKNRPETSWMYSQIIGQYWGIWPEYMIPNQHYDGILWLEHISPSRIK, encoded by the coding sequence GTGTTTTCGAAATGGAAAAAAGGTTTCGTAACTACTTTATTCGCATTAACAACGTTTTCGACAATGGCATCTGCTGAAGAATTACCTGCGGATCAACAAAAATGGCATAAATGGGTTGGTGAACATGCAGTTAAATTACAGGAACCAACTACTGCTAGTTCTAATGAGGATTTATCATTTTTAAAGAAAACCTTACAAGACAAACGTATTGTCTTATTAGGTGAATCTACTCATGGTTCAACCGAAATGAATCAATCTAAGGTTCGAATGATTAAGTATTTGCATGAAGAAATGGGTTATGATGTGATTGCATTTGAATCAGGCTTTGCGGAAGCGAATGCTGTGTATCAAAATATAGATGATTTAACAGCTGAACAAGCTATGAAGAAAGCTATTTCTGGAGTATGGCATACAGAAGATTTGGAAGAATTATTTCAATACATAAAAGAACAAAAAGAAAAAGGAACGCCTCTTATTTTAACGGGATTCGATATAAATATCCCATGGAATGATTCAACTGCTACATTTGCAAAATTTGCAAATGAATGGATTAGCAAATTGAATCCTGAAATAGGGAAACTACTCGTAGAAGCAGAAAAAGAAATTGTGAAATACCGTTCCGTTTCTACTTATGAAGAATTTCAAACAATGCAGAAACCTCTTTTAAGTAAATATGAAAGAGTAAAAGAATTTATCCAACAACATAAAAAAGAATTACAACAAGTAGTTTCTAATGCATCCTATGATGTAAACCTTCTAGAAAAAACAATTAATATTCGAATTGATACACTCAAAACACATATTTCATATGAAGTGAAAGAAAAACCTGCTATGGATTATACATTTTATTCTCGTGATCAAAAAATGGGACAAAATTTAGCATGGTTAAGTGAAATGCAGTTTAAGAATAAAAAAATAATTGTATGGGGGCATAATTACCATATAAGAAAACATAATTCTAAAATGATTATGGGTTTTCCGTATACCAAAAAATATCCTAATATGATTGATGTTTTACCGAAGTACTTGAAAGATCAAATGTATTCCGTAGGATTATATGCATATAGTGGAAGTAGTTTAGATGACCAGAACGAAAAGATTGAATATGTAATTGATAAACATCAGGCAAATAGTATTGAAGAAATTTTGAGATCTGCTCAACATCCGCAAGTATTTGTAAATTTAAAAGATGAGAAGAATCGTCCTGAAACGTCCTGGATGTACTCACAGATTATAGGACAATATTGGGGAATATGGCCTGAATATATGATTCCTAATCAACATTATGATGGTATACTCTGGTTAGAGCATATTAGTCCTTCACGAATTAAATAA